Proteins from a single region of Strix aluco isolate bStrAlu1 chromosome 5, bStrAlu1.hap1, whole genome shotgun sequence:
- the LOC141923751 gene encoding urotensin-2 receptor-like: MSYDPYFTSARPGEDPESGSFLEESSGGVDDSSVLGRDSLVTGPLGAVLLVMCLIGMVGNIYTVVVASGKVAGHSAGSLGVYVINLALADLLYLSTIPFVVCTYFAHDWFFGDMGCRLLLSLDLLTMHASIFLLTAMSLERYWAVARPLRARQASNAYRKLASAVLWLLSLLLTAPMMVMTQLREGDGPNKRICIPTWTASAFRLYLTVLFATSILAPGVVLGVVYTRLARAYWSSAWGLGLLVASRAPARRLFSRISAIVVAYWACFLPFWAWQLAWLYWGEGLGIGPAAQAYLNFGVTCLAYGNSCINPFLYTLLTSSYQRRPGCSGAGMAQPPAPSREATRGPAGGHSIFPAFGKLLGSVGESEG; this comes from the coding sequence ATGTCTTATGACCCTTACTTCACCAGTGCAAGGCCTGGAGAGGATCCCGAGAGTGGCAGCTTCTTGGAGGAAAGCAGCGGTGGGGTTGATGACAGTAGTGTCCTGGGAAGGGACAGCCTAGTCACGGGGCCACTGGGTGCAGTGCTGCTGGTCATGTGCCTCATTGGGATGGTGGGAAACATCTACACGGTGGTGGTGGCCTCTGGCAAGGTGGCGGGACACTCAGCAGGCTCCTTGGGGGTCTACGTCATCAACCTTGCCCTGGCTGACCTCCTGTACCTCTCCACCATCCCCTTCGTGGTCTGCACCTACTTTGCCCATGACTGGTTCTTTGGGGATATGGGCTGCAGGCTTTTGCTCAGCCTGGACCTCCTCACCATGCATGCCAGCATCTTCCTCCTGACCGCCATGAGCCTGGAGAGGTACTGGGCGGTGGCCAGGCCACTGCGGGCCAGGCAGGCCAGCAATGCTTACCGCAAGCTGGCCAGCGCTGTCCTCTGGCTCCTCTCACTCCTGCTTACAGCCCCCATGATGGTGATGACCCAGCTGCGGGAGGGGGACGGCCCCAACAAGCGCATCTGCATCCCCACCTGGACGGCATCAGCCTTCCGTCTCTACCTGACAGTGCTCTTCGCCACCAGCATCCTGGCACCCGGCGTGGTGCTGGGCGTCGTCTACACCCGCCTGGCCCGGGCATACTGGTCCTCCGCCTGgggcctggggctgctggtggccagCCGGGCCCCTGCCCGACGGCTGTTCTCCAGGATCTCTGCCATTGTGGTGGCCTACTGGGCCTGCTTCCTCCCCTTCTGGGCCTGGCAGCTGGCCTGGCTGTACTGGGGCGAGGGGCTGGGCATCGGCCCTGCCGCCCAGGCCTACCTCAACTTTGGTGTCACCTGCCTGGCCTATGGCAACAGCTGCATCAACCCCTTTCTCTACACCCTGCTCACCAGCAGCTACCAACGACGCCCTGGCTGCAGCGGGGCGGGCATggcacagcccccagcaccctcccgGGAGGCTACAAGGGGCCCAGCAGGAGGCCACAGCATCTTCCCAGCTTTTGGAAAGTTGTTGGGGTCTGTGGGGGAAAGCGAGGGGTGA
- the LGALS1 gene encoding galectin-1 — protein MSCGPVCSNLGLKPGQRLTVKGKIAPSAKSFVMNLGKDASHLGLHFNPRFDAHGDVNTIVCNSKKVEEWGAEHRETVFPFQKGGTAEITFGINQNDVTVHLPGHQFTFPNRLGLSVFDYFDTQGDFTLQSLSWE, from the exons atgTCTTGC GGACCAGTATGCAGCAACTTGGGTCTCAAGCCTGGCCAGCGCCTCACTGTCAAGGGGAAAATTGCACCAAGTGCCAAGAG CTTTGTGATGAATCTGGGGAAGGATGCTTCCCACCTTGGACTTCACTTCAACCCCCGTTTTGATGCTCATGGTGATGTGAACACCATCGTGTGCAACTCAAAGAAGGTGGAAGAGTGGGGTGCAGAGCACAGGGAGACTGTCTTCCCTTTCCAGAAGGGGGGCACAGCAGAG ATCACTTTTGGCATCAATCAAAATGATGTGACAGTCCACCTGCCAGGCCACCAGTTCACATTCCCTAACCGACTTGGTCTCTCTGTCTTTGACTACTTTGATACACAAGGGGACTTCACACTTCAGTCCCTCAGCTGGGAATAA